The Coregonus clupeaformis isolate EN_2021a chromosome 18, ASM2061545v1, whole genome shotgun sequence genome has a segment encoding these proteins:
- the LOC121530774 gene encoding SREBP regulating gene protein isoform X1, with translation MVLRRLLRKRWVLGVVFGLSLIYFLTSTLKQMCCVMQEERTIRDRNLLEARDPDHPIPWKVRFNLGNSSRQIIQCRNSIQGKTLLTDELGYVCERNDLLVNGCCNVNAPSSRQYICKSCLANGCCNIYEHCVSCCLQPDKQPLLESFLNRAADGFQNLFTAVEDHFELCLAKCRTSSQSVQHENTYRNPQAKYCYGESPPELLPI, from the exons ATGGTGCTAAGAAGGTTACTGAGAAAACGTTGGGTGCTAGGTGTGGTGTTTGGACTGTCTTTGATCTACTTCCTAACCAGCACCCTGAAACAG atgtgttgtgttatgcagGAGGAGAGAACCATACGGGATCGTAACCTGTTGGAGGCCAGGGACCCGGACCACCCGATCCCATGGAAAGTCAGGTTCAACCTGGGCAACAGTAGCAGGCAGATCATTCAGTGCCGGAACTCCATTCAGGGAAAAACGCTGCTCACAGATGAACTGG gttatgtgtgtgagagaaacgATCTGCTGGTGAATGGTTGCTGTAATGTCAACGCCCCCAGCTCAAGACAGTACATCTGTAAAAGCTGTCTGGCCAACGGCTGCTGCAACATCTACGAGCACTGTGTGTCCTGCTGCCTCCAGCCTGATAAG caACCTCTTCTAGAGAGTTTCCTGAACCGAGCTGCAGATGGCTTCCAGAACCTATTCACAGCCGTGGAGGACCACTTTGAGTTGTGTTTAGCCAAGTGTCGGACTTCATCGCAG AGTGTCCAACATGAAAATACCTACAGAAATCCACAAGCAAAATACTGTTATGGAGAAAGTCCACCTGAACTCCTGCCAATATGA
- the LOC121530774 gene encoding SREBP regulating gene protein isoform X3, protein MEERTIRDRNLLEARDPDHPIPWKVRFNLGNSSRQIIQCRNSIQGKTLLTDELGYVCERNDLLVNGCCNVNAPSSRQYICKSCLANGCCNIYEHCVSCCLQPDKQPLLESFLNRAADGFQNLFTAVEDHFELCLAKCRTSSQSVQHENTYRNPQAKYCYGESPPELLPI, encoded by the exons GAGGAGAGAACCATACGGGATCGTAACCTGTTGGAGGCCAGGGACCCGGACCACCCGATCCCATGGAAAGTCAGGTTCAACCTGGGCAACAGTAGCAGGCAGATCATTCAGTGCCGGAACTCCATTCAGGGAAAAACGCTGCTCACAGATGAACTGG gttatgtgtgtgagagaaacgATCTGCTGGTGAATGGTTGCTGTAATGTCAACGCCCCCAGCTCAAGACAGTACATCTGTAAAAGCTGTCTGGCCAACGGCTGCTGCAACATCTACGAGCACTGTGTGTCCTGCTGCCTCCAGCCTGATAAG caACCTCTTCTAGAGAGTTTCCTGAACCGAGCTGCAGATGGCTTCCAGAACCTATTCACAGCCGTGGAGGACCACTTTGAGTTGTGTTTAGCCAAGTGTCGGACTTCATCGCAG AGTGTCCAACATGAAAATACCTACAGAAATCCACAAGCAAAATACTGTTATGGAGAAAGTCCACCTGAACTCCTGCCAATATGA
- the LOC121530774 gene encoding SREBP regulating gene protein isoform X2, with protein sequence MVLRRLLRKRWVLGVVFGLSLIYFLTSTLKQEERTIRDRNLLEARDPDHPIPWKVRFNLGNSSRQIIQCRNSIQGKTLLTDELGYVCERNDLLVNGCCNVNAPSSRQYICKSCLANGCCNIYEHCVSCCLQPDKQPLLESFLNRAADGFQNLFTAVEDHFELCLAKCRTSSQSVQHENTYRNPQAKYCYGESPPELLPI encoded by the exons ATGGTGCTAAGAAGGTTACTGAGAAAACGTTGGGTGCTAGGTGTGGTGTTTGGACTGTCTTTGATCTACTTCCTAACCAGCACCCTGAAACAG GAGGAGAGAACCATACGGGATCGTAACCTGTTGGAGGCCAGGGACCCGGACCACCCGATCCCATGGAAAGTCAGGTTCAACCTGGGCAACAGTAGCAGGCAGATCATTCAGTGCCGGAACTCCATTCAGGGAAAAACGCTGCTCACAGATGAACTGG gttatgtgtgtgagagaaacgATCTGCTGGTGAATGGTTGCTGTAATGTCAACGCCCCCAGCTCAAGACAGTACATCTGTAAAAGCTGTCTGGCCAACGGCTGCTGCAACATCTACGAGCACTGTGTGTCCTGCTGCCTCCAGCCTGATAAG caACCTCTTCTAGAGAGTTTCCTGAACCGAGCTGCAGATGGCTTCCAGAACCTATTCACAGCCGTGGAGGACCACTTTGAGTTGTGTTTAGCCAAGTGTCGGACTTCATCGCAG AGTGTCCAACATGAAAATACCTACAGAAATCCACAAGCAAAATACTGTTATGGAGAAAGTCCACCTGAACTCCTGCCAATATGA